In one window of Kiloniellales bacterium DNA:
- a CDS encoding VOC family protein, translated as MLSHLTLGSNDLDRSRAFYDAALESLGVSCVFEQDGAMAYSLARKSYPWLWIFPPFDGLPATWGNGTHVAFMAPSREAVAAFHAMGLKAGGRDEGAPGPRPDYAPDYFAAYLRDPDGNKLQAVHYGEGRSCAPGQALISHVTLGSNDLERSRAFYDRVLATLGLERLFDEADGTAYCLPGTRRPAVSTRRPFDGRPATWGNGTHVAFLAPAREAVHAFHATALQAGGIDEGAPGLRPHYAKNYYAAYVRDPDGNKLQAVCRKPA; from the coding sequence ATGCTCAGCCACCTGACCCTGGGATCGAACGACCTGGACCGCTCGCGCGCCTTCTACGACGCCGCGCTGGAGTCGCTCGGCGTCTCCTGCGTGTTCGAGCAGGACGGCGCCATGGCCTACTCACTGGCGCGCAAGTCCTATCCCTGGCTCTGGATCTTTCCCCCCTTCGACGGCCTGCCGGCGACCTGGGGCAACGGCACCCACGTGGCCTTCATGGCGCCCAGCCGGGAGGCCGTTGCGGCCTTCCATGCGATGGGGCTGAAGGCCGGCGGCCGCGACGAGGGCGCGCCCGGCCCGCGGCCCGACTACGCGCCCGACTACTTCGCCGCCTATCTGCGCGATCCGGACGGCAACAAGCTCCAGGCGGTTCACTACGGCGAGGGCCGCAGCTGCGCGCCGGGCCAGGCGCTGATCTCCCACGTCACTCTGGGCAGCAACGACCTGGAGCGCTCCCGCGCCTTCTACGACAGGGTGCTGGCGACGCTCGGCCTGGAACGGCTCTTCGACGAGGCCGACGGCACGGCCTACTGCCTGCCCGGCACCCGGCGGCCCGCGGTCTCGACCCGGCGGCCCTTCGACGGGCGGCCGGCGACCTGGGGCAACGGCACCCACGTTGCCTTCCTGGCGCCGGCCCGCGAGGCGGTCCACGCCTTCCACGCCACGGCGCTCCAGGCCGGCGGCATCGACGAGGGCGCGCCTGGCCTGCGTCCGCACTACGCCAAGAACTATTACGCCGCCTACGTGCGCGATCCCGACGGGAACAAGCTCCAGGCGGTGTGCCGCAAACCCGCATAG
- the ffh gene encoding signal recognition particle protein has product MFENLQERLGAVFGKLTRRGALSEADVGAALREVRVALLEADVALPVVKDFVEAVRERAVGQDVLRSVTPGQMVVKIVNDHLVEMLGGEGEGLSLEATPPVVIMMVGLQGSGKTTSTAKIALRLKEREKKKALMASLDVRRPAAQQQLAVLGTQCDVRTLDIVPGEPPVAIAKRAVQTAALEGFDVVLLDTAGRLAIDEELMAEVAAVGAATKPHETLLVADAMTGQDAVTVARNFNETVGLTGIMLTRVDGDARGGAALSMKAVTGCPIKLLGTGEKLDALEAFHPDRVAGRILGMGDVVSLVEKAAETIEQDEAEKLLKKVQKGRFDLDDMAQQLKQLTKMGGLQEMMSLLPGVPNVKQQMQKANIDDGMVKRQLAIISSMTPKERQRPEIIKASRRQRIARGSGTSVQEVNKLLKQHAQASKMMKRVQKMGKKGMMRGGLQNMLPPGMGGPGGFRG; this is encoded by the coding sequence ATGTTCGAGAACCTTCAGGAACGTCTCGGCGCCGTCTTCGGCAAGCTGACCCGGCGCGGCGCCTTGTCGGAGGCCGATGTGGGCGCGGCCCTGCGCGAGGTGCGCGTGGCCCTGCTGGAAGCCGACGTGGCGCTGCCCGTGGTCAAGGACTTCGTCGAGGCGGTGCGCGAGCGGGCGGTCGGCCAGGACGTGCTGCGCTCGGTCACGCCGGGCCAGATGGTCGTCAAGATCGTCAACGACCACCTGGTGGAGATGCTCGGCGGCGAGGGCGAGGGCCTCAGCCTGGAGGCGACGCCGCCGGTCGTGATCATGATGGTCGGCCTGCAGGGCTCCGGCAAGACCACCAGCACCGCGAAGATCGCCCTGCGCTTGAAGGAGCGCGAGAAGAAGAAGGCCCTGATGGCCTCGCTCGACGTGCGGCGGCCGGCCGCGCAGCAGCAGCTGGCGGTGCTCGGTACCCAGTGCGACGTGCGCACCCTGGACATCGTGCCCGGCGAGCCGCCGGTCGCGATCGCCAAGCGCGCGGTTCAGACCGCCGCGCTGGAGGGCTTCGACGTGGTGCTGCTGGACACCGCCGGGCGCCTCGCGATCGACGAGGAGCTCATGGCCGAGGTCGCCGCCGTGGGCGCAGCGACCAAGCCCCACGAGACCCTCCTGGTCGCCGACGCCATGACCGGCCAGGACGCGGTCACCGTCGCGCGGAACTTCAACGAGACGGTCGGGCTGACCGGCATCATGCTGACCCGCGTCGACGGCGACGCGCGGGGCGGCGCGGCGCTCTCGATGAAGGCGGTCACCGGCTGCCCGATCAAGCTGCTCGGCACCGGCGAGAAGCTGGACGCGCTCGAGGCCTTCCATCCGGACCGGGTGGCCGGGCGCATCCTCGGCATGGGCGACGTCGTCTCGCTGGTCGAGAAGGCGGCCGAGACGATTGAGCAGGACGAGGCCGAGAAGCTGCTCAAGAAGGTGCAGAAGGGCCGCTTCGACCTCGACGACATGGCCCAGCAGCTGAAGCAGCTGACCAAGATGGGCGGACTGCAGGAGATGATGTCGCTGCTGCCCGGCGTGCCCAACGTCAAGCAGCAGATGCAGAAGGCCAACATCGACGACGGCATGGTGAAGCGCCAGCTGGCGATCATCTCCTCGATGACGCCGAAGGAGCGCCAGCGCCCCGAGATCATCAAGGCCTCGCGCCGCCAGCGCATCGCCCGGGGCTCCGGCACCTCGGTGCAGGAGGTCAACAAGCTGCTCAAGCAGCACGCCCAGGCCTCCAAGATGATGAAGCGGGTCCAGAAGATGGGCAAGAAGGGCATGATGCGCGGCGGGCTTCAGAACATGCTGCCGCCCGGCATGGGCGGCCCCGGCGGCTTCAGAGGCTAG